TTTTGTTCGCACTCGTCCAACTCTTCCAGCGTTTTTTGCATGGCGGAATTAAGTTTTTCAATTTCCGCCGGGATTTGGGCCGCATCAACATACTGGCGGGTAAGCGCAAATTTTTCACCCGGCATCAAAACGGCAGGGCCGATGGCTACTCCGGGGCTGGCGGCAATCCCTTTTAATACCAACATAATTAAAATTCCTCGTTAAATTTATTATCAAAAAGTTGTTTGATAGCGTCGAAGGCTTGCTGTTCGTCTTCCCCTTCCGTGGTAAGGCGAAGCGTAGAGCCGAATTCGGCCGCCAACATCATAACACCCATGATGCTTTTGGCATTTACGCGCACGGAGTCTTTTTCCAACAGCACTTCGCATGTAAACCCGGCGGCGGTTTGGGAAATCAGCGCAGCAGGGCGGGCATGGAGTCCTAAGCGGTTTGTAATTTTTAAGTCTTGTTGGATCACGGTTTTTCTCCTGTTTATAAATAACACACAATGTTAAATACTACCACTGCCGCCAAATACAAGTACATGTTCGGCAAGCGTAGTTTGCGCGTAATAAAACTGATAACGACAAAGAATAATACAATCGTAGCACGGGTAAAGAAGTGAACATCTATTAAAGACGAAAAATCTTTTACATAGTGATAGGCTCCCAATAAAAGCATACCGCTTGCAAGCACCAAGCCCGTGCGCTTGGCATAATAAATGGTTTTGTTCCAGTCAAAGCAAGTCAGCCCGTAGCAGGTGCTCTCGTCCGAGCGGAAACTGAGCGAAAGCCCGCGCCATTTAACAAAAAGAGCAATTGTGTTGAACGATAAAAAAGCCGCGAGGCCGGCAATCAGTACGCACCAGGGGGAAGGGGCGGATAAATCGTCAATTTCAAAAAAGTTAATTCCGCAGGCCAGTAAAATAAATAAAGCCAGTAACAGCGTCAGCGGTTTTAAGGTTCCCCAAAAAAGCCTGTCCCCGATAGAGGCCGTAGTAATGGAAAGACCGCGTTTGATGCCGGCCCACGAGGTTACTTTTTCCTTAAAATCGGTAAGAGATTTGGCGTGTGCCACTTCCGTTTCCTGCTGGGCAAGCGCACCAAAGCAGAAGGAAGCCATTACCGGTTGCGTGTTGAAATTTTCCAAATAGCGGTTCAAAACGGAGGGGAGTGCTTCCCGGTCGTCTTTATAAAGTTGTTTCAAAAACGGCAACATAACAAATACCAAGCCGATGTTTTGGTATTTCATGTAGTTCCACCCGGTCTGTAAAAAGAAGGAGCGGAGAAACATATTTAACTGTAGCGTAAATTTCATAAGCCGTTATTTGAATTTCAGTCCAAAAGTGGGTACCAAGGTGGCCAGTCCGATCCAAGGTACAGCCATGTAGGCAAACCTACAGGCGAAATGTGCTTTAAGCGGAATAAGCGGCATTAAAAATACCATAAACTTTCCGCAGACAAGCACAAAAAGAAAAATCAAAATAAAGTTGATTAAAAACGACGAACCGAGTGAAAAACCCACCGTACGATTGATAGCGTTTGGATTTTGCAAGATTTGCTGTTCCCAATACACAAGCCACTTAAAACGTTTTTTGCGCATAAATTTTTCGGCGACGGAAAATAAAATGGCCATCAGCACCCCGAAGAAAAACGCAAAATAAAGTTCCACCCCCATGGCTTTTAGAGCCAGGGTAACCGCACAACACACCACCGCGCTGGGAGGCAAAATCCCGCCCAAGGGGTTCACATCGGAAAAAATAAGTTCCGTAAAAATTCCTACCTGAAGCCCGGCCAGCAAGTCTCCGGTCAAGAGCCCCAAAAGCGGGCCTGCAATAATACCGCGCGAGAAGGTTAACTGGAAAGCGTAAGTGGTATCCAATTCCAGTAAAGCGGCCACGGCAACCAGGGTAAAAATTTCCGGGGTCATAAAAGGGCCTCGCTGATAGAAATGGAAGTGGAATTTGGCACGGCGCGTGTTTCAACTGCAATGCCTAAATCGCGGATAATTTTTAGCAGGCGTTTGTCTTCGTCGTCCAAGAACACATTGTCTGCCAATTTTTGGGCCCCTTCCTTAAAGTGCATTCCGCCGATGTTAAGTGATTTGATTTGCAAACCGTTTGCAATCATTTCTTTGGCTTCCTGCAAATCGGCCATTAAAAGGAAAATTCTTTTTTTGGAAGAGGCAATGTAGCGCGCGGCGGATACAAAATCTAAGATAGACAAATCATATTCGTACGGAAGGCTTAAGCGCAAAAGACCGCGATTCAAGCACGTTTCCTTCCCCTTGTGGCAAGGAATCAGCACTTCGTCAACGGTTAATTCCGGTAGCCAAGCCTGTACGATTTGGCCGTGGATTAAGCGGTCGTCTACCCGCGCGAAAATAATAGGCATTAAAATCCTTTGATTAAAAGTTCCGTTGCATTGATAACGGCGCGTTTGCCGTCTGCTTCGATTTTTTCCGCCAGTTCCTTGGCCGAAAGTTTTTTGCGGCTGTTAATAGCCGTTAAGAGCATGCTTAAATTCAACCCCGTGATAACATGGCAGTTGGAAAAATCTTTGCTGGCCGTAAGCGAAATATTGGTGGCGCTTCCGCCGAAGATATCCGTTAAAATAAGGGCGCCGTCTTCACAGGCAACTAATGTTTCTTTTAAGCGCGCCGCTTCTTTTTCGACAGAAGAAGCCGCCGTTACGGTAAAAGTGGCAAATCCTTCTTCGGAAGGCTTGCCGATGATTTGTCCGGCCGTTTCCAACATTTGTTGGGCTAAATTTCCATGCGTAACCAAAATAATTTTTACCATAATTAAATTCCTATATCCCTGTGAAATTCCGAGGCGCTTAACCCCTGTTTATTTAAGTATTCCGCCAGTGCATGGGCCATAAACACACTGCGGTGATGCCCGCCCGTGCAACCCATGGCAATCGTCAAATAACTTTTCCCTTCTTTGATGTATTGAGGAATCAGGTATTTG
The DNA window shown above is from Elusimicrobium sp. and carries:
- a CDS encoding HPr family phosphocarrier protein, yielding MIQQDLKITNRLGLHARPAALISQTAAGFTCEVLLEKDSVRVNAKSIMGVMMLAAEFGSTLRLTTEGEDEQQAFDAIKQLFDNKFNEEF
- a CDS encoding PTS sugar transporter subunit IIB, whose product is MPIIFARVDDRLIHGQIVQAWLPELTVDEVLIPCHKGKETCLNRGLLRLSLPYEYDLSILDFVSAARYIASSKKRIFLLMADLQEAKEMIANGLQIKSLNIGGMHFKEGAQKLADNVFLDDEDKRLLKIIRDLGIAVETRAVPNSTSISISEALL